Genomic segment of Bacteroides stercoris ATCC 43183:
TATCATGCTGCACAGGACAAGCAAGTGAAGTCGTTGGCGCATCTGGTGGATATTTATTTCAAATCTGTAGGTTATAATTCGGTATTGTTGCTTAATATTCCGCCTGATAAGCGCGGGTTGATTCATGAGAATGATGTGCAGCGTCTGAAAGAGCTTTCCGGTTATCTGAAGAAGACGTTCGGCAAAGATTTTCTGCAGAAAGGAGATACCCGTTGGCAATCCTTAAGTGGAGATGTCCGCGAATATAAAGTGCAGAAAGGCGCTGTGGTAAATACCTTCCTTATTCAGGAAGATATTGCCAAAGGACAGCGTGTGGAAAATTTTCTTGTGGAGGCTTACTCCAATGGTTCGTGGAGATATGTGGCGGAAGGTACGACGGTTGGGTACAAACGTCTGATCCGTTTCTCGGATACCAAGGCGGAGAAAATACGGGTTACTGTCCGTTCGGCACGTGGAAAGGCAAATATCCTGAAAGTGGGACTTTTCTTCGCCGAACCTTTGAATGACGAGAATACGGAAGTGCAGTTGAGTGATATTCCGGTGGATGAATGGCGTATAGCAGACGGTGAACCGAATGCGCATCAGGCTATTGACGGAGACCGGAGTACGGGGTGGTACACCAACTCATTGAAACCGTTGACGGTGGATATGGGACGCGAAGTGCAGGTTACAGGCTTCAGTTATGCTCCGGTTACGGGTGATGACCTGGCGGGTACTATTTACAAATATGCTTTCTACATCAGTAGTGACGGCGAGGAATGGACAAAATGCGATGCAGCCGGTGAGTTCAGCAATATTATGCACAATCCCGTTCCTTACTTTGTACGCTTCGGAAAGAGTTATCGGGCACGTTACTTCAAGCTTGAACCGCTTGCCGAAATCAACGGGAAAGTATCTACTGCTATTGGCGAGGTGGGTATCCTTGCTGTGAAAGGCATGCCGAAAGATGATGAAACACTGGTATACGACCGTCCCGGTGCACCGTTGAAGCTAAAACCCGGTGATAATCATCCGAAAGTGAAAGGTTGGCGTTTCTACACCGCTCATGAATTTTTGAACCGTGATACGGAAAATAATCTTCCGAAAGGATTCATTGAACATAGGGGGGCACACATGAGCCGTGCCGCACGGGTGGATAATGCACGCTGTTCGGAAGTGAACAATGGTGTGTTACAGATTCGTACAGTTGAGGAAACCGATTCTTTGGACAATCGTTTTGGTGCCAATGTGAAGTTCTCTCACGGCTGTTATCGCACGTCATTGCCCGGAAGCAAGGATTTCTGGTGTAACTTTACCGAGAATATGCGTATTGAGATTCGTTTTAAACGCAATGCTTATCAAGGTTTCAACGATGCACTTTGGTTTATGGGGAACAATAACCGTCCTTGGCCTAAGAATGGGGAAATAGATTTATTGGAAAATCCGAAAAAGACAGTCAATAATCGTGCACATTTCACATTGCACTCGGAGAATTATTATGCCGGAGTAGTAGGAGGCAGCGGAAGTGTTACCTCGACAATTGACCTGGCCGATATGTCCTGGTGGAATATCTACTGGCTGGAATGGTATCCCGACCGCATAGTAGGAGGCGTGAATGGACAGACCTATTTTGAACACCGTAAGGGAGCCAATGGCAATGAAGATTGGCCTTGGAGTGATCCGGAAGGCTTCTTTCTTATTTTCAGTACCGGTATATCAACCAATCCTAAGGCATGGCCCGGGGCGGTTATGCCGTCCGAATGGAAAAAAGATGCTATGCCGGCCATGTTCGTTGACTGGATACGGGTGTATGTGAATAAAGATTATAAAGGTGGGAAAGCTCCTGCCATAAGGTTCTATTGATATAGGTACGTGAAATGAAATATACAGTTGCTTCCTTAACAGTTGTAGCATTGCTGTCGGGTAATGCTATGGCACAGCGTAAACCTAATATCATCCTTTTTTTGGTGGATGATATGGGGTGGCAGGATACCTCTCTGCCTTTTTGGAAAGATACCACGGACTTGAACCGTATTTATGAAACTCCCAATATGGAGCGTTTAGCTGAAAGGGGAGTTATGTTTACTCACGCTTATGCCTGTTCAATCAGTTCTCCGTCACGTGTAAGTTTGTTCACTGGTGCAAATGCTGCGCAGCATAAAGTTACAAACTGGACGTTGAAGAAAGATACGCCGACCGATAGGAAAGATGCTGTCTTGGAATTTGAAGCATGGAATTATAATGGTCTTTGTCCGGAAGCGGGATTGGAACATTCTTTTTATGCGAAGTGTTTGCCTCAACTACTTCGTGAGAATGGATATGCTACTATGATGGTTGGAAAAGCGCATTTTGGTTCGATGGGTACACCTGCGGCCAATCCTTTGACAATAGGTTTCGATTATAATATTGCCGGTCATGCTGCCGGAGCTATGGGGAGCTATCTGGGCGAGGAAGGATATGGCGCCAAGAGCGATCCGGAACGTGCAGCAGTGTGGGCTGTTCCGGATTTAGAGCAATATCATGGTACTGATACTTTCTTGACTGAAGCTTTGACATTGGAGGCGAAAAGCTTATTAGATAAGGTAACCGGACAGTCTAAGCCGTTCTTTCTTTATATGAGCCATTATGCTGTACATGCGCCTTTCGGAACAGACAGACGTTTCTACCAGAAGTACGCAGATAAGGGACTTTCACATAAAGAAGCACAGTATGCGGCACTTTTGGAGGGTATGGATAAAAGTTTAGGCGATTTAATGGATTATGTGGACGAAAAAGGTATAGCCGATAATACGGTTATTATTTTTATGTCGGATAACGGCGGTTATACAATCGGTCGTCATGATAAGAATTATCCGCTGAGTGAAGGTAAAGGTTCTTTAAAGGAAGGTGGAATCCGTGAGCCGATGATTGTTTGTTATCCACATGTTGCCAAACCTTCTACCATAAATGACACCCCCGTTATTATTGAAGATTTTTTTCCTACGTTGTTGGAAATTGCCGGAGTCTGCGATTATCGGACACCTCAACATATTGATGGGATAAGTTTTTTGAAGCAAATAAAAGGACATGCCGGAGATAAAGAGCGTGCTTTGTTTTTTCATTATCCCAATAACTGGGGTGAGAGAAGACAGACGATCGGTGCACCGCAAAGTGCGGTCGTGGCGGGTGATTGGAAACTAATCCATTACTATGAATCGGGTAGTGCCTGCCTTTATAATTTGGAGAATGATATTTCGGAGAATGATGATTTGTCTGCCAGGTATCCGGATAAAGCTAAAGAACTGGCTAAGGTATTGAGCGATTATTTAAAGTCTCAACATGCTACTATGCCTATTCTGAAGCTAACCGGCAGGACAGTTCCGTATCCTGATGGTAGCATAAGATAATAAAAGAGAAAAGGGCAGTCCGTTACCGAAAGCCCTTTTCTCTTTGCTACTATATTTAAAACTTATGTTATCTATTGAAAAAGGAAAGAAGTGTTTTCTTTTTCTTGACTAAACAAAATCTTTCAGTTCTTGTTGTAGTTTTTGGCGGGTAAAGAAGATACGGCTCTTTACAGTTCCCAGCGGGAGTCCCAGCTTCTCGGCTATTTCGCGGTATTTAAAACCGGAAACATGCATGGAGAACGGTACTTTGTATTCGCGTGGCAGTGAATTGACGATACGGTGCATCTCTTTCAGGTCGTATGCGCTTTCTGTGTTCTCAAATGCTGTGTCGCGCGGCAGGTTCAGGTGGTAAAGATTGTCCGTCTGGTCCACAAATGTCTGGTCGCGCACTACTTTACGATAATTGTTAATAAAGATGTTGCGCATGATCGTATATATCCAACCTTTGAAATTAGTATCGGGCATGTATTTATCTTCATTATCCAAAGCCTTGAGTGATGTTTCTTGAAGAAGGTCGTTGGCTTCTTCGCGGTCGGAGGTGAGCTTGTACGCAAAGCGTAATAAATCGTTTTGAACTCCGATCAGATCTTTTTTAAATGTCATACTATTCATAAATGTGCTTTGTTAAATGGTTACTTGTTCGTTTTGCCTTTTAGCATTGCAAGTTTACGAAAGTTCCGGCTTTTCGACAGGCTGTTTTTAAGCAATCTTTGGGGTGAAAACTATCAATTGATAGATTTTAGGTGCTATTTGATAGATTTTGGGTGCAGTTTTCTATCGAATATTTGCATTTAATTAAAAAGATGCGTTAATTTTGCGCAATCATTTCATCACAAAAAGAATGGCTGACGACTCTTTATTTTTGATTGACATTGATAAGATTCTTCGGGAGAAAGCTCCGAAGCATGTGAAGTATATCCCTAAGTTTGTCGTATCTTATTTGAAGCGCATTGTTCATCAGGATGAATTGAATGTTTTTCTGAGAGAGTCGAAAGATAAAGTGGGGGTGGAATTCCTGCAGGCTTGTCTGGACTTTCTGGATGCCAAATTGATAGTGAAGGGCAAGGAGAATCTGCGAAAAGACGGTCTTTATACATTCGTTTCCAATCATCCCTTAGGTGGACAGGATGGAGTGGCGTTGGGTTATGTACTTGGGAGTTTTTACGATGGAAAGGTGAAATATATGGTAAATGACCTGCTTATGAACCTGCATGGACTGGCTCCTCTTTGTATTCCTATCAATAAGACCGGCAAGCAGGCCAAGGACTTTCCGAAAATGGTAGAGGCCGGGTTTGCATCGGACGATCAGCTCATCATGTTTCCTGCCGGGCTTTGCTCGCGTCGCCGGAATGGGGTTATCCGCGATTTGGACTGGAAAAAGACGTTTATAGTAAAGAGCGTTGAAGCGCACCGCGATGTAGTACCCATTCATTTTGACGGCCGTAACTCCGATTTTTTCTATAACCTGGCGAATCTTTGCAAAACGTTGGGTATCAAGTTTAATATAGCCATGTTGTATCTGGCAGATGAAATGTTGAAAAACCGTCATAAAACATTTACCATTACTATAGGTAAGCCTATTCCCTGGCAAACATTCGATAAGACGAAAACACCTGCCCAATGGGCGCAGTATGTGAAAGATATCGTGTATAAATTGTAAGTTGAACATTGAATATAAAAAAATAGAAGCTCGGAAGATGGAAGATATTATTGCACCGATAAGCAAAGAACTGCTGAAAGCGGAGTTGACCGAAGACAAACGCTTGCGCATGACGAATAAGAGTAATAATCAGATATATATTATTACTGCCCAGGATTCACCCAATACGATGAAGGAAATCGGACGTCTGCGTGAGATTGCATTTCGTGCTGCCGGTGGCGGAACAGGAATGTCCATGGATATTGATGAGTACGATATTATGGATAATCCTTATAAGCAGTTGATAGTCTGGAATCCGGAAGAGGAAGAGATATTAGGCGGTTACCGCTATATTCTCGGTACGGATGTACGCTTCGACGAGCACGGCGCTCCGATTTTGGCTACTGCGCACATGTTTAATTTTTCCGAGAAATTCTTGAATGAATATCTTCCTACTACCATTGAGCTTGGACGTTCATTCGTGACGCTCGAATACCAGTCTACCCGTCGCGACAGCAAAGGTTTGTTCGCATTGGATAATTTGTGGGACGGCTTGGGTGCGTTGACGGTGGTTATGCCCAACGTGAAGTATTTCTTCGGAAAGGTTACCATGTATCCCAGTTATATCCGTAAAGGACGCGACATGATTCTTTATTTCCTGAGAAAGCATTTTGCCGATAAAGACAGTCTGATTACTCCGATGAAACCGCTGCAATTGGAGTCGGATGAGGAAGAACTGGCTGCATTGTTCTGTAAGGATACATTTAAGGAAGACTATAAAATATTGAATGGCGAAATCCGTAAGCTGGGATACAATATTCCGCCGTTGGTAAATGCCTACATGAGTCTCAGTCCGACAATGCGTATGTTCGGTACGGCCATTAATTACGGTTTCGGTGATGTGGAAGAAACAGGTATCCTGATTGCCGTCGATGAAATCCTGGCGGAAAAGCGCATCCGCCATATCCAGTCATTCATCGAAAGCGAGCCGGAAGCATGCAAACTGACTTCCGGGGCGAATAAGATATTCTATCCGAGCAGATAAATCATACAGCCGGCAGGCTGTTTCCGTTGATTTTCCGGTAGAGGTCGAGGGCGAATACATCCGTCATGCCGGATATGTAGTCCAATACGGCCTGTATCCTTTCATACAGTGCAGTTGCTTTCATATTATATTGTCCGGATACCCGGTTGATGAGCAACTGCGAATATGCTTTTTCCGGTGAGCGTACTGCATCGATCATCAGTTCGAGCAAGGTGCTGATGATACGGAAACCGGCAAGTTCTATGTCCAATACATCGCGCGAACGGTATATCTTCTTGAAAGATACCTCTGCGCAATGTTGGTAGGCCGCGGCAGGCCGTTCGGTGATATGCTTGATGAGACTTCCCTCAAATTCCCCTTCCAGTATCTGTACTTCGTTATCGAGGAATGCCCGGGTGCATTCGCCGATAAGCAGCCCGATGACGGAAGAACGCAGATAGGCTATCTGTTCATTGGTGTCGCTCACAATCTTGAGCGTGTCGAGGATGTGCGCCTTACGTTCGTCGGGAAAGTAGGCCAGCAGCAGGTCCTGCGTTTCCTGCGTAGTGAGAATCTTCAGTTTGTGGGCATCTTCAATATCCATCATCTGGTAGCAGATGTCATCTGCCGCTTCTACCAGGTAGACAAGCGGGTGACGTGCGTACTTCAAAGGTGAACCGTTAAGCTGTTTCATCCCCAGTTCTTCGGCTATTCGCCGGAAACTTTCTTCTTCGGTAGTAAAGAAGCCGAATTTGGATTTCTGTCCTGCCAGGCTCGATGAAAAGGGGTATTTTACGATGCTGGCAAGTGTGGAATAGGTCAGGACGAAACCGCCTTTGCGGCGTCCTTCAAACTGATGGGTAAGCAGACGGAAAGCATTTGCGTTTCCTTCGAAATGAGTCAGGTCTTCCCATTGTGCCGGGGTGAGTTGTTCTCCGTCGGGTTGTTTTTCTTTCAATGCCAGCCCTTTTCCTTCCGAAAAGAAAGTAGAGATGGCGCGTTCGCCGGAATGTCCGAATGGCGGATTGCCCAAATCGTGCGCCAGACATGCTGCGGAAACAATGGAGCCGATTTCGGGCAGATAAGAGTCTTGCGGTTCGGGGCGGCGGGCAAGGATGGCTTTGGCTACGTCATTGCCCAGCGAACGACCTACGCAGGAAACTTCCAGGCTATGTGTCAGCCGGTTGTGTACGAATATGCTGCCGGGCAGAGGGAACACTTGTGTCTTGTTCTGCAATCTCCGGAAAGGTGCGGAGAAGATGAGGCGGTCGTAATCCCGCTGAAATTCAGAACGGTTCTCGTGACGCTCTTTATGAAACTCTTCCAAGCCGAATCGTTTGGCGGATATGAGGGTATTCCAGTCCATCATGTTCTTACTTTCTTATTATTTAACTGCAAATGTATGACTATTTGCTTCAAAATCCGTAATTTTGTCCGTTAAATAGTGAATTAAAGTAATCTCAATCGTAACTTCATTGAAATGGCAAATAATAGTATGACCGTCCGAATTATAAATAAGTCGAAACATCCGTTGCCTGCATATGCCACCGAGTTGTCTGCCGGAATGGACATCCGTGCCAATCTTTCCGAGCCGATAGCTTTGGAACCGTTGCAGCGTTGCCTGGTTCCTACAGGTTTGTACATCGCTTTGCCGGCGGGGTTTGAGGCGCAGATTCGTCCCCGCAGCGGTTTGGCTATCAAGAAAGGTATCTCGGTATTGAACTCTCCGGGTACTATCGATGCAGACTATCGCGGTGAAATCTGTATTATCCTCGTAAATCTTTCTTCGGAAACATTTATGATTGAGGACGGAGAACGAATCGCCCAAATGGTAATTGCCCGCCATGAGCAGGCCGTATGGCAGGAGGTGGATGTGTTGGATGAAACGGAACGCGGTGCCGGTGGCTTCGGACATACGGGCGTGTAGTTGGGATGGGGTATGAGTGATTAGCGATGAGTGATTAGTGATTGACGGAGGGTTGCTTATACCATTTGATTTTATATAGATAATGAGCATATTCAATAATAAGAAAATAGGGCTGTTTTTGTTGGTGGCGGGCTTCTTGCTTGTCTCCTGCGGGACATCCCGTAAGCAGGCAAAGGCATTATCGGCGAAGCCTGTGGCGGAACTTACTCCGGAACAGCAGCGTAAGTACGATTATTTCTTTTTGGAAGCAGCCCGTCTGAAGATTCAGAAAGACTATGATGCGGCTTTTGATTTGCTGCAACATTGCCTGACTATCAATCCGAATGCTTCGTCGGCCTTATACGAACTGGCGCAATATTATTTGTTCCTGAAGCAAGTGCCTCAGGGGCAGGCTGCATTGGAGAAGGCCGTGGAAAACGATCCGGATAATTATTGGTACAGTCAGGGACTGGCGAATCTTTATCAGCAACAGGACGAAAAGGAGAAAGCGATGAAGCTGCTGGAAGATATGTCTATACGTTTCACCGACAAGCTGGATCCGCTTTATGCCTTGTTGGACATTTATAATCGGCAGGAGCAGTATGATAAGGTGATTGCCACTTTGAACCGGATTGAGGAGAAGATGGGCAAAAGCGAGCAGTTGAGTATGGAGAAGTTCCGTATTTATCTGCAAATGAAAGACAATAAGAATGCTTTCCATGAGATAGAGAGCCTGGTTGCGGAGTATCCGATGGATTCCCGTTATCAGGTTGTGTTAGGGGATGTATATATGCAGAACGGAAAGAAAGAGGAAGCATATAACATGTACCGCAAGGTGTTGGATGCCGAGCCGGATAATGCCATGGCGATGTATTCGCTGGCGTCCTATTATGAGGAGACCGGTCAGAAAGACCTTTATCAGCAGCAGTTGGACACTTTATTGCTCAACAAGAAAGTTCCTTCGGAAACGAAACTGAATGTAATGCGCCAGTTTGTCGTGCAGAATGAGCAGAACGGTAAGGACAGTACGCGGGTTATCAGCCTTTTCGACCGTATTCTGGAACAAGAGCCGGATGATGCCGGGATACCGATGCTTTACGCTCAGTATCTTTTATCTAAGGGAATGAACAAGGAAGCCTTTCCGGTACTGCGTCAGGTGTTGACAATCGATCCTACCAATACGGCTGCGCGTATGATGTTGCTGGGTGAAGCGGTACGCAAGGAGGATTACAACGATGTGATTGATTTATGCGAAGCCGGCGTTGAAACCAACCCGGAGATGCTGGAGTTCTATTTCTATCTGGCTATCGCTTATAACCAGGCGGAACGGACGGATGATGTAATTTCCATTTGTCAGAAAGCATTGACGCAAATTACGGCGGACAGTAAGAAAGAGGTTGTTTCAGATTTCTATTCCATTTTGGGAGATGCCTATCATACGAAAGATTTGAATACGGAAGCCTATGCTGCCTATGATTCGGCGCTGGTGTACAATCCTTCCAATATCGGAGCTTTGAACAATTATGCTTATTACCTATCTGTCGAGCGCCGTAATCTGGATAAAGCCGAGGAGATGAGTTATAAGACGGTGAAGGCGGAACCCGATAATGCCACCTATTTGGACACTTATGCCTGGATTCTGTTTGAGAAAGGCAATTATGCCGAGGCCCGTTTGTATATAGACGATGCCATGAAAAGTGACGGAGGCAAAAGCGATGTCATCGTAGAACATTGCGGCGACATCTACTATATGACGGGTGATGTGGACAAGGCTCTGGAGTATTGGAACCAGGCATTGAAGATAGGCAGTAAGTCCAGGACCCTACAGGAGAAGATTCGGAAGAAGAAGTATATCAGTGATAAGTAAGTCGGTAAAACGGTGAAGTGATACATAATAAAAGTAACAAGGTAATGGAACAAACAAAATTCAATGGCAGGACTCTGGTCTTTATGCTCTTTATCCTCTGCTGTCTGGCAGGCTGTAAAACCACCCGGAAGGCGGAGACATCCAAATTTCCCGAAAGTACCCGCTACCTGTCTTCCAAGGTGCGGCTGACCGTTCCTACCAAAGACGCCGTTTTCACCGTAAACGGTACGATGAAGCTGATAAGCGGCGAACGGATGCAGCTTTCTTTCCTCATGCCTATCATACGTACAGAGGTGGCGCGCATGGAGGTGACACCCGAAGAAATATTGCTGGTAGACCGCATGGGCAAGCGTTACGTCCGTGCTACCCGTAAGGAATTGAAAGATGTGCTACCGAAGAAAGCCGACTTTGCCCATTTGGAAAAGATTCTATTCAATGCTTCCAAACCCAACGGAAAGAAAGAGTTGTCGGGAAAGGAATTGGGCATTCCTTCGCTGGAGAAAGGCAGAATCGAGTTGTCCGGCTTTTCCAATAATTCGTTTTCGCTGACGCCTACCGAGCTGTCTTCAAAGTACACACAAGTTGAGTTGAATGAAATATTAGAAATGCTGATGAGCTTATGAGACGTTTGCTTTGTATTTTTATAGGTTGTTTCTGTCTGGCTTTTCCGCTTCTTGCCCAGTCCAACAAACTGATAAAGGAATTGGAAAGCAAGCGCGGTGCTTTGCAAAAGCAGATTACCGAATCGGAAACACTTCTGAAAACTACAAAGAAAACCGTAAGCAGCCAGTTGAACGGACTTGCCGCTTTGACGGGGCAGATAGAGGAACGCAAACGATATATCCTTACCATAAATAACGATGTAGAGTCGATAGACCGTGAGCTATCGTCATTGGAACGCCAGTTAGGAAAATTGCAGCGCGACTTGAAGGACAAGAAGAAGAAATACGAGTCGTCTGTCCAGTACCTTTATAAGAACCGTTCCATTGAGGAGAAGCTGATGTTTATTTTCTCTGCACGGAGTCTGGCGCAGACCTATCGCCGCTTGCGTTATGTGCGTGAGTATGCCACCTACCAACGCCTGCAGGGCGAGGAAGTGCTGAAAAAGCAGGAACAGGTCAATAAGAAGAAAGCGGAACTCAGGCAGGTGCGGGCTGCCAAAGCCAATCTGCTGAAAGAGCGCGAGGCCGAGAAAGTAAAACTGGAAGCGCAGGAGAAAGAAAAGCGTATCCTTGTGGCCGATTTACGGAAGAAGCAACGCGGATTACAGAACGAGATTGCCAAGAAGCGGCGCGAGGCCAGCCAACTTAATGCGCGTATCGACCGCTTGATTGCCGAAGAAATAGAGAAAGCCCGCAAACGTGCCGCAGAGGAAGCACGCCGTGAAGCGGCTGCCCGCAAGAAAGAAGCGGCTAAAGCGGCTAAGTCGGGAACGTCCGCTTCCGGAAAAAAGGTTGCTCCTCTGGAAACTTATACCATGAGTAAGGCCGACCGCGAGCTGTCCGGTGACTTTGCCAATAACCGCGGCAAGCTGCCTATGCCTATCAGCGGAGCCTATATCATAACCAGCCATTACGGGCAATATGCCGTGGAGGGATTGCGCAATGTCAAGTTGGACAATAAAGGTATCGACATCCAGGGAAAACCGGGGGCGCAGGCGCGTGCCGTCTTCAACGGCAAGGTGGCGGCCGTATTCAAACTGAACGGGCTGTTTAATATCCTTATCCGTCATGGAGCCTATATTTCCGTATATTGCAACCTGGCTTCCGCTTCGGTGAAACAAGGTGATACGGTCACTACCAAGCAAGCTATCGGCCAGGTATTCTCGGATGGGGCGGACGGCGGACGTACGGTACTTCACTTCCAGCTACGCCGTGAAAAGGAGAAGCTGAATCCCGAACCCTGGCTGAACAGATAAGTTTTATATTGTTGCTCCGTCCAGCAGGTCCAGATAAAGTGCAATAGCCTCTTCAATCTCTTTGACGAAGATAAACTCATCCGCAGTATGGGAGCGGCTGCTCTTGCCCGGTCCTATTTTCATGGACGGGAAAGACATCAGTGCTTGGTCTGAAAGGGTAGGCGAACCGAAAGGAGTCCGACCCATCGCAACGGCCTTTTTTACCAGCGGGTG
This window contains:
- a CDS encoding 1-acyl-sn-glycerol-3-phosphate acyltransferase, whose amino-acid sequence is MADDSLFLIDIDKILREKAPKHVKYIPKFVVSYLKRIVHQDELNVFLRESKDKVGVEFLQACLDFLDAKLIVKGKENLRKDGLYTFVSNHPLGGQDGVALGYVLGSFYDGKVKYMVNDLLMNLHGLAPLCIPINKTGKQAKDFPKMVEAGFASDDQLIMFPAGLCSRRRNGVIRDLDWKKTFIVKSVEAHRDVVPIHFDGRNSDFFYNLANLCKTLGIKFNIAMLYLADEMLKNRHKTFTITIGKPIPWQTFDKTKTPAQWAQYVKDIVYKL
- a CDS encoding GNAT family N-acetyltransferase, producing the protein MEDIIAPISKELLKAELTEDKRLRMTNKSNNQIYIITAQDSPNTMKEIGRLREIAFRAAGGGTGMSMDIDEYDIMDNPYKQLIVWNPEEEEILGGYRYILGTDVRFDEHGAPILATAHMFNFSEKFLNEYLPTTIELGRSFVTLEYQSTRRDSKGLFALDNLWDGLGALTVVMPNVKYFFGKVTMYPSYIRKGRDMILYFLRKHFADKDSLITPMKPLQLESDEEELAALFCKDTFKEDYKILNGEIRKLGYNIPPLVNAYMSLSPTMRMFGTAINYGFGDVEETGILIAVDEILAEKRIRHIQSFIESEPEACKLTSGANKIFYPSR
- a CDS encoding sulfatase, which gives rise to MKYTVASLTVVALLSGNAMAQRKPNIILFLVDDMGWQDTSLPFWKDTTDLNRIYETPNMERLAERGVMFTHAYACSISSPSRVSLFTGANAAQHKVTNWTLKKDTPTDRKDAVLEFEAWNYNGLCPEAGLEHSFYAKCLPQLLRENGYATMMVGKAHFGSMGTPAANPLTIGFDYNIAGHAAGAMGSYLGEEGYGAKSDPERAAVWAVPDLEQYHGTDTFLTEALTLEAKSLLDKVTGQSKPFFLYMSHYAVHAPFGTDRRFYQKYADKGLSHKEAQYAALLEGMDKSLGDLMDYVDEKGIADNTVIIFMSDNGGYTIGRHDKNYPLSEGKGSLKEGGIREPMIVCYPHVAKPSTINDTPVIIEDFFPTLLEIAGVCDYRTPQHIDGISFLKQIKGHAGDKERALFFHYPNNWGERRQTIGAPQSAVVAGDWKLIHYYESGSACLYNLENDISENDDLSARYPDKAKELAKVLSDYLKSQHATMPILKLTGRTVPYPDGSIR
- a CDS encoding deoxyguanosinetriphosphate triphosphohydrolase; this encodes MMDWNTLISAKRFGLEEFHKERHENRSEFQRDYDRLIFSAPFRRLQNKTQVFPLPGSIFVHNRLTHSLEVSCVGRSLGNDVAKAILARRPEPQDSYLPEIGSIVSAACLAHDLGNPPFGHSGERAISTFFSEGKGLALKEKQPDGEQLTPAQWEDLTHFEGNANAFRLLTHQFEGRRKGGFVLTYSTLASIVKYPFSSSLAGQKSKFGFFTTEEESFRRIAEELGMKQLNGSPLKYARHPLVYLVEAADDICYQMMDIEDAHKLKILTTQETQDLLLAYFPDERKAHILDTLKIVSDTNEQIAYLRSSVIGLLIGECTRAFLDNEVQILEGEFEGSLIKHITERPAAAYQHCAEVSFKKIYRSRDVLDIELAGFRIISTLLELMIDAVRSPEKAYSQLLINRVSGQYNMKATALYERIQAVLDYISGMTDVFALDLYRKINGNSLPAV
- a CDS encoding DUF4292 domain-containing protein, producing the protein MEQTKFNGRTLVFMLFILCCLAGCKTTRKAETSKFPESTRYLSSKVRLTVPTKDAVFTVNGTMKLISGERMQLSFLMPIIRTEVARMEVTPEEILLVDRMGKRYVRATRKELKDVLPKKADFAHLEKILFNASKPNGKKELSGKELGIPSLEKGRIELSGFSNNSFSLTPTELSSKYTQVELNEILEMLMSL
- the dut gene encoding dUTP diphosphatase translates to MTVRIINKSKHPLPAYATELSAGMDIRANLSEPIALEPLQRCLVPTGLYIALPAGFEAQIRPRSGLAIKKGISVLNSPGTIDADYRGEICIILVNLSSETFMIEDGERIAQMVIARHEQAVWQEVDVLDETERGAGGFGHTGV
- a CDS encoding RNA polymerase sigma factor → MNSMTFKKDLIGVQNDLLRFAYKLTSDREEANDLLQETSLKALDNEDKYMPDTNFKGWIYTIMRNIFINNYRKVVRDQTFVDQTDNLYHLNLPRDTAFENTESAYDLKEMHRIVNSLPREYKVPFSMHVSGFKYREIAEKLGLPLGTVKSRIFFTRQKLQQELKDFV
- a CDS encoding alpha-L-fucosidase, which codes for MKQIMLLTSLLFAVFCGVQAQETYYEKHLIFPEKATAAQKLDMASRLIPTPQQLEWQQMEFTAFLHFGINTFTGREWGDGTEAPALFNPTELDCEQWVRALKDGGFKMAIITAKHHDGFCLWPTKTTRHSVASSPWRGGKGDLVRELRNACDKYGIKFGIYLSPWDRNAACYGDSPVYNQFFIEQLTELLTQYGEIHEVWFDGANGEGPNGKKQEYDWDAVIKTIRRLQPKAVTAIMGDDVRWVGNEKGIGRETEWSATALPPGIYSRSEELRKGLGIYGKAKDLGGRDIVARAKELFWWPSEVDVSIRPGWFYHAAQDKQVKSLAHLVDIYFKSVGYNSVLLLNIPPDKRGLIHENDVQRLKELSGYLKKTFGKDFLQKGDTRWQSLSGDVREYKVQKGAVVNTFLIQEDIAKGQRVENFLVEAYSNGSWRYVAEGTTVGYKRLIRFSDTKAEKIRVTVRSARGKANILKVGLFFAEPLNDENTEVQLSDIPVDEWRIADGEPNAHQAIDGDRSTGWYTNSLKPLTVDMGREVQVTGFSYAPVTGDDLAGTIYKYAFYISSDGEEWTKCDAAGEFSNIMHNPVPYFVRFGKSYRARYFKLEPLAEINGKVSTAIGEVGILAVKGMPKDDETLVYDRPGAPLKLKPGDNHPKVKGWRFYTAHEFLNRDTENNLPKGFIEHRGAHMSRAARVDNARCSEVNNGVLQIRTVEETDSLDNRFGANVKFSHGCYRTSLPGSKDFWCNFTENMRIEIRFKRNAYQGFNDALWFMGNNNRPWPKNGEIDLLENPKKTVNNRAHFTLHSENYYAGVVGGSGSVTSTIDLADMSWWNIYWLEWYPDRIVGGVNGQTYFEHRKGANGNEDWPWSDPEGFFLIFSTGISTNPKAWPGAVMPSEWKKDAMPAMFVDWIRVYVNKDYKGGKAPAIRFY
- a CDS encoding tetratricopeptide repeat protein, which translates into the protein MSIFNNKKIGLFLLVAGFLLVSCGTSRKQAKALSAKPVAELTPEQQRKYDYFFLEAARLKIQKDYDAAFDLLQHCLTINPNASSALYELAQYYLFLKQVPQGQAALEKAVENDPDNYWYSQGLANLYQQQDEKEKAMKLLEDMSIRFTDKLDPLYALLDIYNRQEQYDKVIATLNRIEEKMGKSEQLSMEKFRIYLQMKDNKNAFHEIESLVAEYPMDSRYQVVLGDVYMQNGKKEEAYNMYRKVLDAEPDNAMAMYSLASYYEETGQKDLYQQQLDTLLLNKKVPSETKLNVMRQFVVQNEQNGKDSTRVISLFDRILEQEPDDAGIPMLYAQYLLSKGMNKEAFPVLRQVLTIDPTNTAARMMLLGEAVRKEDYNDVIDLCEAGVETNPEMLEFYFYLAIAYNQAERTDDVISICQKALTQITADSKKEVVSDFYSILGDAYHTKDLNTEAYAAYDSALVYNPSNIGALNNYAYYLSVERRNLDKAEEMSYKTVKAEPDNATYLDTYAWILFEKGNYAEARLYIDDAMKSDGGKSDVIVEHCGDIYYMTGDVDKALEYWNQALKIGSKSRTLQEKIRKKKYISDK